In Passer domesticus isolate bPasDom1 chromosome 1, bPasDom1.hap1, whole genome shotgun sequence, one DNA window encodes the following:
- the LOC135303292 gene encoding transmembrane protein 14C-like, with the protein MEYDWLGFGYAALVAAGGVVGYAKAGSVPSLAAGLLFGGLAGLGAYQQSKDPKDVWLSLVASGTLSAVMGMRFYNSKKAMPGIIAGASLLMVGRLGLQMMEKPIKP; encoded by the exons ATGGAGTACGACTGGCTGGGCTTCGGCTACGCGGCGCTGGTGGCGGCGGGCGGTGTGGTGGGCTACGCCAAGGCAG gCAGCGTCCCGTCTCTAGCTGCCGGCCTTCTGTTCGGCGGCTTAGCGGGACTAGGCGCCTACCAGCAGTCCAAAGATCCAAAGGATGTGTGGCTTTCCCTCG TGGCATCTGGCACCTTGTCTGCTGTTATGGGAATGAGATTTTACAACTCCAAAAAGGCGATGCCTGGGATAATTGCTGGTGCCAG TTTACTGATGGTTGGCCGGCTTGGATTGCAGATGATGGAAAAACCTATTAAGCCATAA